In a genomic window of Acidimicrobiales bacterium:
- a CDS encoding L,D-transpeptidase, whose translation MQGKFGRLVAVALIMTAVLAGCVASTDGQRQVASIGPAVDHAAPTSLAVPTTTTTPPPPPPTGAATGTRVGAARVNRAPVAAAPRPSGSPWAHYDGQLTNGNYIVAQAIGRALAVSVAPNAAPAVSLTNPLKSGAPRVVLVVADGGDWLQVLLPLRPNDSLGWVRRSDVTISAVHYRVEIDRAAHRLHVFDGDALVMDEPAAVGKPATPTPSGQFFAVELLQPYNPRGDYGPYAFTLSAYSNVYQSFGSGDGAVGMHGTNEPASVGRDASHGCVRLPNDAITRLAGMLPLGTPVFIR comes from the coding sequence GTGCAGGGGAAGTTCGGGCGCCTCGTCGCCGTCGCGTTGATCATGACCGCAGTGCTCGCCGGTTGCGTCGCGAGCACCGACGGACAGCGGCAGGTCGCGTCGATCGGTCCGGCCGTTGACCACGCCGCGCCCACGAGTCTCGCCGTACCGACGACGACGACGACCCCCCCGCCCCCGCCGCCGACCGGCGCGGCCACGGGCACGCGGGTCGGGGCCGCGCGCGTCAATCGTGCGCCCGTCGCCGCCGCGCCTCGGCCGTCCGGCTCGCCGTGGGCGCACTACGACGGGCAACTCACCAACGGCAACTACATCGTCGCCCAGGCGATCGGCCGCGCGCTGGCCGTGTCGGTGGCGCCCAACGCCGCACCCGCCGTCTCGTTGACGAATCCGCTGAAGTCAGGCGCGCCCCGCGTCGTTCTGGTCGTAGCCGACGGTGGCGACTGGCTCCAGGTGCTCCTCCCGCTGCGGCCCAACGACAGCCTGGGTTGGGTGCGGCGCAGCGACGTGACCATCTCCGCGGTGCACTACCGGGTCGAGATCGACCGCGCCGCGCACCGGCTTCACGTCTTCGACGGTGACGCGCTCGTCATGGACGAGCCGGCGGCGGTCGGCAAGCCGGCGACGCCGACGCCGTCCGGTCAGTTCTTCGCCGTCGAGTTGCTCCAGCCGTACAACCCCCGCGGCGACTACGGCCCCTACGCCTTCACGCTCTCCGCCTATTCGAACGTGTACCAGTCGTTCGGGTCGGGCGACGGCGCCGTCGGGATGCACGGCACCAACGAACCGGCCTCCGTTGGCCGCGACGCCAGCCACGGCTGTGTTCGGTTACCGAATGACGCCATCACCCGCCTGGCGGGCATGCTGCCGCTCGGCACGCCGGTGTTCATTCGCTAG
- a CDS encoding acyl-CoA dehydrogenase family protein: protein MPDFSLALSEDQLQIQKWVHDFAENVVRPAGHEWDEREETPWPIIEEAAKIGLYSFDFFANAMLGDATGLTLPLTLEELFWGDAGIGLSIFGSGLAAAGISSSGTPEQTIEWVPQCFGTPDAIKLGAYCVSEPDAGSDVSSLKTRAVYDEASDEWVLNGTKAWITNGGIAATHVVVAAVEPGLGSRGQASFVIPEGTKGLSQGQKYKKHGIRASHTAEVVLDDVRVPGRCLLGGKAKLDEKIARAKEKQHTGAVQPAMATFEATRPSVGAMAIGIARAAYEYSLQYAKERVAFGKPIIQNQGIAFILADMATEIDAARLLVHRAAWLARNGGYKNAEGSMSKLKAGRVAVWATERAIQILGGYGYTREYPVERWHRDAKIFDIFEGAEQIQQLVISRAISGLRIE, encoded by the coding sequence ATGCCCGACTTTTCTCTCGCGCTGAGCGAGGACCAGCTTCAGATCCAGAAATGGGTGCACGACTTCGCCGAAAACGTCGTGCGCCCGGCCGGCCACGAGTGGGACGAGCGGGAAGAGACGCCCTGGCCCATCATCGAGGAGGCGGCCAAGATCGGCCTCTACTCCTTCGACTTCTTTGCCAACGCCATGCTGGGCGACGCCACCGGCCTCACGTTGCCACTGACGCTTGAAGAGCTCTTCTGGGGCGACGCCGGCATCGGGCTGTCGATCTTCGGCTCGGGGCTCGCCGCCGCCGGCATCTCGTCGAGCGGCACGCCGGAGCAGACGATCGAGTGGGTGCCGCAGTGTTTCGGCACACCCGACGCGATCAAGCTCGGCGCCTACTGCGTGAGTGAGCCCGACGCCGGGTCCGACGTGTCGTCGCTCAAGACGCGCGCCGTCTACGACGAGGCGTCCGACGAATGGGTCCTCAACGGCACCAAGGCGTGGATCACCAACGGCGGCATCGCGGCGACCCACGTGGTCGTCGCCGCCGTCGAGCCCGGCCTCGGTTCACGCGGGCAGGCGAGCTTCGTGATCCCGGAAGGCACCAAAGGCCTGTCGCAGGGCCAGAAGTACAAGAAGCACGGCATCCGGGCGTCGCATACCGCCGAGGTCGTGCTCGACGACGTACGCGTGCCGGGCCGCTGCTTGCTCGGCGGTAAGGCGAAGCTCGACGAGAAGATCGCCCGCGCCAAGGAGAAGCAGCACACCGGCGCGGTGCAGCCGGCGATGGCGACCTTCGAGGCGACCCGCCCGTCGGTGGGCGCGATGGCGATCGGCATCGCCCGCGCCGCCTACGAGTACTCGCTCCAGTACGCCAAGGAGCGCGTCGCCTTCGGCAAGCCGATCATCCAGAACCAGGGGATCGCGTTCATCCTCGCCGACATGGCCACCGAGATCGACGCCGCCCGGCTTCTCGTGCACCGAGCCGCCTGGCTGGCACGCAACGGTGGCTACAAGAACGCCGAGGGGTCGATGAGCAAGCTCAAGGCCGGCCGTGTCGCGGTGTGGGCCACCGAACGCGCGATCCAGATCCTCGGTGGGTATGGCTATACCCGTGAGTACCCGGTCGAGCGCTGGCACCGTGACGCGAAGATCTTCGACATCTTCGAAGGCGCCGAGCAGATTCAGCAGCTGGTGATCAGCCGGGCAATCTCGGGTCTGCGCATCGAGTAA
- the cysS gene encoding cysteine--tRNA ligase has product MLRLHDTAKGEVVAFEPRDPNRVSMYVCGPTVYDVPHLGHGRFSLVFDILRRYLLFRGYDVTYVSNVTDIDDNIINRANRDGVPWQQIVDTYEAKWWEAMDGLGVMRPTHDPHATAYVDDMIQLIKDLFDKGLAYVIEGDGVYLRAEQVPGYGLLAGQPLDSLRSGARIENDAKDSPIDFALWKLAKPGEPSWESPWGAGRPGWHTECVVMSLDLLGEGFDIHGGGRDLAFPHHENERAQSVALGRPFARYWVHNGWVEVEGVKMSKSLNNFTSLTDLLEQTGDGRTYRLLVLRAHYRSPTEVTAETIRDAAAALERLDAFGRRFADAKAATPDPAEIAAFVERMDDDMDTPAVMARVFELVREANTAGDAGDEGAAYRAAAAVFVITDALGLPLKTAVDDVDEPTAALVAARNVARSEKNWPEADRLRGELEALGWVVEDGPEGTTVHR; this is encoded by the coding sequence GTGCTCCGCTTACACGACACTGCAAAAGGCGAGGTCGTCGCGTTCGAACCACGCGACCCGAACCGGGTGTCGATGTACGTCTGTGGGCCGACGGTCTACGACGTCCCCCACCTCGGCCACGGCCGCTTCTCGCTGGTGTTCGACATCCTGCGCCGTTACCTGCTCTTCCGCGGCTACGACGTCACCTACGTCTCGAACGTGACCGACATCGACGACAACATCATCAACCGCGCCAATCGCGACGGCGTGCCGTGGCAGCAGATCGTCGACACCTACGAGGCGAAGTGGTGGGAGGCGATGGACGGCCTCGGTGTCATGCGCCCCACGCACGACCCGCACGCAACGGCGTATGTCGACGACATGATCCAACTGATCAAGGACCTCTTCGACAAGGGACTCGCGTACGTCATCGAGGGTGACGGCGTGTACCTGCGCGCCGAGCAGGTGCCGGGCTACGGACTCCTCGCCGGCCAGCCGCTCGACTCGCTGCGCAGTGGGGCGCGGATCGAGAACGACGCCAAGGACTCGCCGATCGACTTCGCCCTCTGGAAGCTGGCCAAGCCTGGGGAACCGAGTTGGGAGTCGCCCTGGGGCGCAGGCCGCCCGGGCTGGCACACCGAATGCGTGGTGATGAGCCTCGACCTCCTCGGCGAGGGCTTCGACATTCACGGTGGTGGGCGCGACCTCGCCTTCCCGCACCACGAGAACGAACGCGCCCAGTCGGTCGCCCTCGGCCGCCCCTTCGCTCGTTACTGGGTGCACAACGGCTGGGTCGAGGTCGAGGGCGTGAAGATGAGCAAGTCGCTCAACAACTTCACGTCGCTCACCGACCTGCTCGAGCAAACCGGCGACGGCCGCACGTATCGCTTGCTCGTGCTGCGCGCGCACTACCGCTCGCCCACGGAGGTCACCGCGGAGACGATTCGTGACGCGGCCGCCGCTCTCGAGCGGCTCGACGCGTTCGGGCGTCGCTTCGCCGATGCCAAGGCGGCCACCCCCGATCCTGCCGAGATCGCCGCGTTTGTCGAGCGCATGGACGACGACATGGACACGCCCGCGGTCATGGCACGGGTGTTCGAACTGGTGCGCGAGGCCAACACGGCGGGCGACGCCGGCGACGAAGGCGCCGCGTACCGCGCCGCGGCGGCCGTCTTCGTCATCACCGACGCGCTCGGCCTGCCGCTCAAGACGGCGGTCGACGACGTGGACGAGCCGACGGCCGCGCTCGTCGCGGCGCGCAACGTCGCCCGGTCCGAGAAGAACTGGCCCGAGGCCGACCGGCTGCGCGGGGAACTCGAGGCGCTCGGGTGGGTGGTCGAGGATGGCCCCGAGGGAACAACTGTTCACCGGTAA
- a CDS encoding ATP-binding cassette domain-containing protein — protein sequence MAAEQSGGWVNGIARDAGTRIVDGWMKYQRAIAFWLVAFVALHFAFPAPVPILFLGMVVGSLSALVAMGLVLIYRANRIINFAQSQIGGVAAIMAASLIAGPHWSYFPAVAVGFALAIGLGALTELVFIRRFAKAPRLLLTVATIGIMELFGSLQLGMPKLLNFFAGVFGHKDMFKFDIVPQPPVPFTFKFHWDKAIFTGAHLLIIIVVPLVAVGLGAFFKVTRAGVAVRASAESADRAALLGIPVKRIGTLVWTMSAGLSALGVLLRMPIQGVNIGGLEGTSILMRALAAAVIARMESLPKAFGAALALGMVEQSVLYRTTSTIKVDGILLAVIIGALLFQRRGQESRADDTGTSSWAATKEVRPVPSELARLPEVWVGRVLVYVVMFVVLVVIPWNMAPGRVNLMGVGLMMAIVTLSLVILTGWAGQISLGMVAFMAFGASVGGSLALGHWNFFMCILGAGLTGAVMAVLVGLPALRIRGLFLAVSTLAFALATGTFLLNNDFFTWLVPDPNKRIVRPILFNRIDLENERTFYFVILVFFLLALGSVQAMRKSRTGRILVATRDNQRAAQSYAVNPVRAKLTAFALSGFLAAVAGGLYVFHQHAMSTTILTPDSSILVFSMAVIGGLGSIPGALLGAVYLTFVNYSSFTHEPLSRLLASGVGVLVILMFIPGGLGSLLYSLRDNLLRVSARRRNIVVPSLLADVRVEDEEANILDEEADAENLPTQPIEHLSPPQDPLLTIRGLNAGYGKTQVLFGVDMHVERGEMVALLGTNGAGKSTLLSVISGLLEPSAGSMLLDGEEIVGKTPQETLAAGVVFMPGGKGVFPTLTVEENFKLAAWQFEKDRDYVNAVFDRCLDFFPVLRERWDQKAGNLSGGEQQMVTLSQALICKPKLLMIDELSLGLAPLIVERLLGIVREIHAAGTTVVLVEQSVNVAITLAERAIFMEKGEVRFDGPTRDLLERPDILRAVFLQGADAGRDDAAGVVPAKARKRFEAACKSCGREHHEVLSVNEIGISFGGVRAVNEVTVGVREAEVVGIIGPNGSGKTTLFDLMSGFVTPTEGKVLLLGEDVTAWTPDMRAELGLGRSFQDARLFPSMTVRQTIAVALERHLEVRDPLASFVMSPAVRIAERAVRARVDELIDLMHLGAFADKFVGELSTGTRRVVDLACSLAHEPKVLLLDEPSSGIAQREAEALAPLLLDIRDQTNAGLIVIEHDMPLIRSVSDRLVALELGEVVAEGDPDSVIHDPRVVEGYLGGTLEVIERSGGGGAPTAAPRKTPARKRAATKKVAPTKRTPNGNGKVNGKANGNGKRPAKKAPARVKSGV from the coding sequence CGCCTTCGTGGCGCTCCACTTCGCGTTTCCCGCGCCGGTCCCGATTCTCTTCCTCGGCATGGTCGTGGGGTCGCTCTCCGCGCTCGTGGCCATGGGCTTGGTGCTCATCTACCGCGCCAACCGCATCATCAACTTCGCCCAGAGCCAGATCGGTGGCGTGGCGGCGATCATGGCGGCCTCGCTGATCGCCGGCCCGCACTGGTCGTACTTCCCGGCGGTCGCCGTCGGCTTCGCCCTCGCCATCGGGCTCGGTGCACTCACCGAGCTCGTGTTCATCCGGCGCTTCGCCAAGGCGCCGCGCCTCCTGCTGACCGTGGCGACCATCGGCATCATGGAGTTGTTCGGATCGCTCCAACTCGGCATGCCGAAGCTGTTGAACTTCTTTGCCGGCGTCTTCGGCCACAAGGACATGTTCAAGTTCGACATCGTCCCGCAGCCCCCGGTGCCCTTTACGTTCAAGTTCCACTGGGACAAGGCCATCTTCACCGGCGCCCACCTGCTGATCATCATCGTGGTGCCCCTCGTCGCCGTTGGGCTCGGAGCCTTTTTCAAGGTCACGCGCGCCGGCGTCGCTGTGCGGGCATCGGCTGAGTCGGCTGACCGCGCCGCGCTACTCGGCATCCCCGTCAAGCGCATCGGCACGCTGGTGTGGACGATGTCGGCGGGCCTCTCCGCACTCGGCGTCCTGCTGCGCATGCCGATCCAGGGCGTCAACATCGGCGGCCTCGAGGGCACGTCGATCCTCATGCGCGCCCTGGCCGCGGCCGTGATCGCCCGCATGGAGAGCCTGCCGAAAGCGTTCGGCGCCGCCCTTGCCCTCGGCATGGTCGAGCAAAGCGTGCTTTACCGCACGACGAGCACGATCAAGGTCGACGGGATCCTGCTGGCGGTGATCATCGGTGCGCTGCTGTTCCAGCGCCGCGGTCAGGAGTCACGTGCCGACGACACCGGCACCTCCTCGTGGGCCGCGACCAAGGAAGTCCGTCCCGTCCCGAGCGAACTGGCGCGCCTGCCCGAGGTGTGGGTCGGCCGCGTCCTCGTCTACGTCGTGATGTTCGTCGTGCTCGTCGTCATCCCGTGGAACATGGCGCCGGGCCGCGTCAACTTGATGGGCGTCGGCCTGATGATGGCGATCGTCACGCTGTCGCTCGTCATTTTGACGGGCTGGGCGGGACAGATATCGCTCGGCATGGTGGCCTTCATGGCCTTCGGCGCGTCGGTCGGTGGGTCGCTGGCGCTCGGCCACTGGAACTTCTTCATGTGCATCCTCGGTGCCGGATTGACCGGCGCCGTCATGGCGGTCCTCGTCGGCTTGCCGGCCTTGCGCATCCGAGGCCTGTTCCTTGCGGTGTCGACGCTGGCGTTCGCGCTGGCAACGGGCACCTTCCTGTTGAACAACGACTTCTTCACCTGGCTCGTGCCCGACCCGAACAAGCGCATCGTGCGCCCGATCCTGTTCAATCGCATCGACCTCGAGAACGAGCGCACCTTCTACTTCGTCATCCTGGTCTTCTTCCTGCTCGCCCTCGGGTCCGTGCAAGCGATGCGCAAGAGCCGCACGGGACGCATCCTCGTCGCCACACGCGACAACCAGCGCGCCGCGCAGTCCTACGCCGTGAATCCGGTGCGGGCGAAGCTCACGGCGTTCGCCCTCTCAGGATTTCTGGCGGCGGTCGCCGGCGGTCTGTACGTGTTCCACCAGCACGCCATGTCGACGACGATCCTGACGCCCGACAGCAGCATCCTCGTGTTCTCGATGGCGGTGATCGGCGGCCTCGGCTCGATCCCGGGGGCACTACTCGGCGCTGTGTACCTCACCTTCGTCAACTACTCGAGCTTCACCCACGAGCCGCTCAGCCGCCTGCTCGCCAGCGGCGTCGGCGTGCTGGTGATCCTGATGTTCATCCCCGGCGGTTTGGGGTCGCTGCTCTACTCGCTGCGCGACAACCTCCTGCGCGTCAGCGCCCGGCGACGCAACATCGTCGTGCCGAGCCTGCTCGCCGACGTGCGCGTCGAGGACGAAGAAGCGAACATCCTCGACGAGGAGGCCGACGCCGAGAACCTGCCGACGCAGCCGATCGAGCACCTGTCGCCGCCGCAGGACCCGTTGCTCACGATCCGCGGCCTCAACGCCGGCTACGGCAAGACGCAGGTGCTGTTCGGCGTCGACATGCACGTCGAGCGCGGCGAGATGGTCGCCCTGCTCGGCACCAACGGCGCGGGCAAGTCGACGCTGCTGTCGGTGATCTCGGGACTGCTCGAGCCGAGCGCTGGGTCGATGCTGCTCGACGGCGAGGAAATCGTCGGCAAGACGCCGCAAGAGACGCTGGCGGCCGGCGTCGTCTTCATGCCCGGCGGCAAGGGCGTGTTCCCGACGTTGACCGTCGAAGAGAACTTCAAGCTCGCCGCGTGGCAGTTCGAGAAGGACCGCGACTACGTCAACGCCGTGTTCGACCGCTGCCTCGACTTCTTCCCGGTGCTGCGCGAGCGGTGGGACCAGAAGGCGGGCAACCTGTCGGGGGGCGAGCAGCAAATGGTCACGCTCAGCCAGGCGTTGATCTGCAAGCCGAAGCTGCTGATGATCGACGAACTGAGCCTTGGTCTGGCGCCGCTCATCGTCGAGCGGTTGCTCGGCATCGTGCGCGAGATCCACGCGGCCGGCACCACGGTCGTGCTCGTCGAGCAGTCGGTCAACGTCGCTATCACGCTGGCGGAGCGCGCCATCTTCATGGAGAAGGGCGAGGTGCGCTTCGACGGCCCGACCCGCGACCTGCTCGAGCGCCCCGACATCCTGCGCGCCGTGTTCCTCCAAGGTGCAGACGCCGGCCGCGACGACGCCGCCGGTGTGGTGCCGGCCAAGGCGCGCAAGCGCTTCGAAGCGGCGTGCAAGTCGTGCGGTCGCGAGCACCACGAGGTGCTGTCGGTCAACGAGATCGGCATCTCGTTCGGCGGCGTGCGCGCCGTCAACGAGGTCACGGTCGGTGTGCGCGAAGCCGAGGTCGTCGGCATCATCGGCCCGAACGGGTCGGGCAAGACGACGCTGTTCGACCTGATGTCGGGCTTCGTCACGCCCACCGAGGGCAAGGTCCTGCTGCTCGGGGAAGACGTCACGGCGTGGACGCCCGACATGCGCGCCGAGCTCGGCCTCGGCCGTTCGTTCCAGGACGCCCGCTTGTTCCCGTCGATGACGGTGCGCCAGACGATCGCCGTCGCCCTCGAGCGCCACCTCGAAGTCCGCGACCCGCTGGCGTCGTTCGTCATGTCTCCCGCGGTGCGTATCGCCGAGCGCGCCGTGCGTGCCCGCGTTGACGAGCTGATCGACCTCATGCACCTCGGCGCCTTCGCCGACAAGTTCGTCGGCGAGCTGTCGACCGGTACGCGCCGCGTGGTCGACCTGGCGTGCTCGCTGGCGCATGAGCCGAAGGTGCTGTTGCTCGACGAACCCAGCAGCGGCATCGCGCAACGGGAGGCCGAAGCCCTCGCACCGCTGCTGCTCGATATCCGCGACCAGACCAACGCCGGCCTGATCGTCATCGAGCACGACATGCCGCTGATTCGTTCCGTGTCGGATCGTCTCGTGGCCCTCGAACTCGGCGAGGTGGTGGCCGAAGGCGACCCGGACTCGGTCATCCACGACCCGCGCGTCGTGGAGGGCTACCTCGGCGGCACGCTCGAGGTCATCGAACGCTCCGGCGGTGGCGGTGCGCCGACGGCGGCACCGCGCAAGACACCGGCGCGCAAGCGCGCCGCCACCAAGAAGGTTGCTCCCACCAAGCGGACGCCGAACGGCAACGGCAAGGTAAACGGCAAGGCGAACGGCAACGGCAAGCGCCCGGCGAAGAAGGCGCCGGCGCGGGTCAAGTCCGGCGTCTAG
- the valS gene encoding valine--tRNA ligase, whose protein sequence is MSTSVPDKPALEGLEDKWRARWEADGTYTFDRTKTREQIYSVDTPPPTVSGHLHPGSMWSYTHTDFMVRYKRMTGWEVFYPMGWDDNGLNIERRTQINYGVICDPSLPYVENFEPPAKPPKDPIPVSRPNFVELCTRLVEDFEVEFERLWRTIGLSVDWNYLYRTIAPDVTQTSQRAFLELVARGDAFRVEAPTLWDVDFQTSLAQADLVDQERPGAYHKIMFSDIAIETTRPELIPACVALVAHPDDERYKARFGTTVRSPLFNVEVPVLAHELAEPDKGSGIAMICTFGDQTDVTWWRELNLPVRSIMGRNGRLLPIEWDDPEVQARYDELAGKNAKQAQKRIVEMLRESGDLVGEPREITHAVKFWENGKSPLEIITTRQWFIKFPPKETLLARANELEFHPEFMRVRLQNWIEGLQGDWNITRQRFFGVPFPVWYPIGADGEVDWHSPITATPDMLPVDPSTVAAPGYTEDQRNQPGGFVGDPDVMDTWATSSLSPEFVSGWGRDDDLFGRVFPMDLRPQGQDIIRTWLFYTLVRGEMHFGTLPFRHANISGFVTDPDRKKLSKSAANADDSPFGLIEKHGADAVRYWASGAKPGRDATIDPNEFKIGRRLAMKVLNASRFALSFGDVDNDAPITEAVDRALLAALRTTVVEATKGFEDYDYVSGRDATETFFWSFCDDYLELVKARAYGQEDGISAEAVASARRTLRIALDVQLRLFAPVLAYVTEEVWSWFREGSIHRAPWPTVAELAGLAGDDDATLRAAAAVLGNVRRAKTEAKVGMRAAVARVDVADAEDVVERLRTVADDLARAGSIAGLNFSVGEPLIAVELASE, encoded by the coding sequence ATGAGTACTTCCGTCCCCGATAAACCGGCCCTCGAGGGCCTCGAAGACAAGTGGCGCGCACGCTGGGAAGCCGACGGCACCTACACGTTCGACCGCACGAAGACTCGTGAGCAGATCTATTCGGTAGACACGCCACCGCCGACGGTGAGCGGCCACCTCCACCCCGGCTCCATGTGGAGCTACACCCACACCGACTTCATGGTGCGCTACAAGCGCATGACGGGGTGGGAGGTCTTCTACCCGATGGGGTGGGACGACAACGGCCTCAATATCGAGCGGCGCACCCAGATCAACTACGGCGTCATCTGCGACCCGTCGCTGCCCTACGTCGAGAACTTCGAGCCGCCGGCGAAGCCGCCGAAAGATCCGATCCCGGTGTCGCGGCCGAACTTCGTCGAGTTGTGCACCCGCCTCGTCGAGGACTTCGAGGTCGAGTTCGAACGGCTGTGGCGCACGATCGGCCTGTCGGTCGACTGGAACTACCTGTACCGCACCATCGCTCCCGACGTCACGCAGACGTCCCAGCGAGCCTTCCTCGAACTCGTCGCCCGCGGCGACGCGTTCCGCGTCGAAGCGCCCACGCTGTGGGACGTCGACTTCCAAACGTCGCTGGCGCAGGCCGACCTCGTCGACCAGGAACGCCCCGGGGCCTACCACAAGATCATGTTCAGCGACATCGCCATCGAGACGACGCGACCGGAACTGATCCCGGCGTGCGTGGCGCTGGTGGCGCACCCCGACGACGAGCGGTACAAGGCGCGTTTTGGCACCACGGTACGCAGCCCGCTGTTCAACGTCGAGGTACCGGTGCTGGCCCACGAACTCGCCGAGCCCGACAAGGGATCGGGCATCGCGATGATCTGCACGTTCGGCGACCAGACCGACGTCACGTGGTGGCGCGAACTCAACCTGCCGGTGCGATCGATCATGGGCCGCAACGGCCGCCTGCTGCCGATCGAGTGGGACGACCCCGAGGTCCAGGCGCGCTACGACGAACTGGCGGGCAAGAACGCCAAGCAGGCGCAGAAGCGCATCGTGGAGATGCTGCGCGAGTCGGGCGACCTCGTCGGCGAGCCGCGTGAGATCACGCACGCGGTGAAGTTCTGGGAGAACGGCAAGAGCCCGCTCGAGATCATCACGACGCGCCAGTGGTTCATCAAGTTCCCCCCAAAGGAGACGTTGCTGGCGCGGGCCAACGAGCTCGAGTTCCACCCCGAGTTCATGCGCGTCCGGCTCCAGAACTGGATCGAGGGCCTCCAGGGCGACTGGAACATCACGCGCCAGCGGTTCTTCGGGGTGCCGTTCCCCGTCTGGTATCCGATCGGCGCCGACGGCGAGGTCGACTGGCACTCCCCGATCACGGCCACGCCCGACATGCTGCCGGTGGACCCGTCGACGGTCGCGGCTCCGGGCTACACGGAGGATCAGCGCAACCAGCCGGGCGGTTTCGTCGGCGACCCCGACGTCATGGATACGTGGGCAACGTCGTCACTGAGTCCCGAGTTCGTGTCGGGCTGGGGCCGCGACGACGACTTGTTCGGCCGCGTGTTCCCCATGGACCTCCGTCCCCAGGGCCAGGACATCATCCGGACGTGGCTCTTCTACACGCTCGTGCGCGGCGAGATGCACTTCGGCACTCTGCCGTTCCGCCACGCCAACATCTCGGGCTTCGTCACCGACCCCGACCGCAAGAAGCTGTCGAAGTCGGCCGCCAACGCCGACGACAGCCCGTTCGGGCTCATCGAGAAGCACGGCGCCGACGCCGTGCGCTACTGGGCGTCGGGCGCCAAGCCCGGTCGCGACGCCACCATCGACCCGAACGAGTTCAAGATCGGGCGGCGCCTCGCCATGAAGGTGTTGAACGCGTCGCGCTTCGCCCTCAGCTTTGGCGACGTCGACAACGACGCACCGATCACCGAAGCGGTCGACCGCGCCTTGCTCGCCGCCCTGCGCACCACCGTCGTGGAAGCCACCAAGGGGTTCGAGGACTACGACTACGTGAGTGGGCGCGACGCCACCGAAACGTTCTTCTGGTCGTTCTGCGACGACTACCTCGAGCTCGTGAAGGCGCGCGCCTACGGCCAGGAAGACGGCATCAGCGCCGAGGCCGTCGCCAGCGCACGGCGCACCCTGCGCATCGCCCTCGACGTGCAGCTGCGCTTGTTCGCGCCGGTGCTCGCTTACGTGACCGAGGAAGTGTGGTCGTGGTTCCGCGAGGGATCGATCCACCGCGCGCCGTGGCCCACGGTCGCCGAGCTCGCCGGCCTCGCCGGCGACGACGATGCCACGCTGCGCGCCGCCGCCGCGGTGTTGGGCAACGTGCGGCGCGCCAAGACCGAAGCCAAGGTCGGCATGCGAGCCGCGGTCGCCCGCGTCGACGTGGCCGACGCGGAAGACGTCGTCGAGCGGCTGCGCACCGTCGCCGACGACCTCGCCCGCGCCGGTTCGATCGCCGGCCTCAACTTCAGCGTCGGCGAGCCGCTGATCGCGGTCGAACTCGCTAGCGAATGA
- a CDS encoding cold-shock protein: MPVPTGTVKWFNSEKGYGFITQSDGSPDVFVHFSAIQMDGYRSLTEGQAVEFDVQQGDKGLQAANVRPA, translated from the coding sequence ATGCCCGTGCCCACCGGCACCGTCAAATGGTTCAACAGTGAGAAGGGCTACGGGTTTATTACCCAGTCCGATGGCTCGCCCGACGTCTTCGTGCACTTCAGCGCGATTCAGATGGACGGCTACCGCAGCCTGACCGAAGGTCAGGCCGTGGAGTTCGACGTCCAGCAGGGCGACAAGGGGCTGCAGGCGGCGAACGTCCGTCCCGCGTAA